One Bacillota bacterium genomic region harbors:
- a CDS encoding DUF1540 domain-containing protein produces MPDIKCTVTECEYNEAVKCAAPMIQVDRNGTASALKSDNTKCETFKKK; encoded by the coding sequence ATGCCGGATATCAAGTGCACGGTCACCGAGTGCGAATACAACGAAGCCGTCAAGTGCGCGGCGCCGATGATTCAGGTGGACCGCAACGGAACCGCGAGCGCCCTAAAATCGGACAACACCAAATGCGAGACCTTTAAAAAGAAATAA
- a CDS encoding YebC/PmpR family DNA-binding transcriptional regulator, with protein sequence MSGHSKWAQIKRKKAKTDAQRGKVFTRLSREIIMAARQGGGDPEANFRLKTAIQRAKEANIPLDNIQRAVQKGAGETGGGNFEEVIYEGYGPAGVAVLIKVTTDNRHRTASEVRHVLSRNGGSLGESGCVSWLFQEKGLVLVGKGDLSEEDLLLLALESGAEDLRQVEDGFEITTAPQELARLKSDLEEQGVPVEEAEIVLVPQNTVPVAGEEAARVLRLVQSLEELDDVEEVCANFDIPPEIMEGAAER encoded by the coding sequence TTGTCAGGGCATTCTAAATGGGCGCAAATAAAAAGAAAAAAGGCTAAAACAGATGCTCAGCGGGGAAAGGTGTTTACGCGGCTGTCGCGCGAGATAATAATGGCCGCGCGGCAGGGTGGAGGGGATCCGGAAGCTAATTTTCGTCTTAAGACGGCTATCCAGCGGGCTAAGGAAGCAAATATTCCTTTAGATAACATCCAGAGAGCCGTTCAAAAGGGAGCAGGGGAAACCGGCGGCGGCAATTTTGAAGAGGTTATCTATGAAGGTTACGGACCCGCGGGTGTGGCGGTTCTAATAAAGGTGACTACGGATAACCGGCACCGGACGGCGTCCGAGGTGCGTCATGTTTTGAGCAGAAACGGCGGGAGCCTGGGGGAGTCCGGATGCGTCTCCTGGCTGTTCCAGGAAAAAGGGCTGGTTCTGGTAGGAAAAGGTGATTTGTCGGAGGAAGATCTTTTGCTCCTGGCGCTTGAAAGCGGTGCGGAGGATCTTAGACAGGTGGAAGACGGGTTTGAGATTACCACCGCCCCGCAGGAGTTGGCACGGTTGAAATCGGACCTGGAGGAACAGGGAGTGCCGGTGGAAGAAGCGGAAATTGTCTTGGTTCCCCAGAACACCGTGCCGGTAGCCGGAGAAGAGGCTGCGAGGGTGCTAAGGTTGGTGCAGAGCCTGGAGGAACTCGACGATGTCGAGGAAGTCTGCGCCAACTTCGATATACCGCCGGAGATAATGGAAGGGGCTGCCGAGAGGTAG
- the ruvC gene encoding crossover junction endodeoxyribonuclease RuvC, with product MLVLGVDPGTAITGYGLVKEGKGSKLVPVCYGYFATESDWPLTRRLQTIYHDVTRVISEFKPDAVAVEDLFFNKNVRTAMAVAYARGMTLLAAAEADCPVFEYSPPAVKRAVTGMGRATKEQVKYMVQRLCGLESPLSPDDVADALAVAVCHLHNALTQEAFTLRL from the coding sequence GTGCTGGTCTTGGGGGTCGATCCAGGCACGGCGATTACCGGATACGGCCTGGTGAAAGAGGGCAAGGGCTCAAAACTCGTACCGGTCTGCTACGGCTACTTCGCCACGGAGTCCGACTGGCCTCTGACACGCAGGCTCCAGACGATTTACCACGATGTGACGCGGGTTATCAGCGAATTCAAGCCCGATGCGGTGGCTGTAGAGGATCTTTTTTTCAATAAAAATGTCCGGACGGCGATGGCTGTGGCATACGCCAGGGGGATGACCCTTTTGGCTGCGGCCGAGGCCGATTGTCCGGTGTTCGAGTATTCTCCGCCGGCGGTGAAACGAGCCGTAACCGGGATGGGAAGAGCGACCAAAGAACAGGTCAAATATATGGTGCAGCGGTTGTGCGGGCTCGAATCCCCCCTTTCCCCGGATGACGTCGCGGATGCCCTGGCGGTTGCCGTCTGTCATCTGCACAACGCCTTGACACAGGAAGCGTTTACTTTAAGGCTCTAA
- the nadE gene encoding NAD(+) synthase, with amino-acid sequence MRTKELVSSLTDWLAQQLKDSGLSGYVVGLSGGIDSAVVAALCKKACPGNTLGIIMPCFSEKRDAEDAETTAKHFGIEFKTVSLNEVYRLLAETLTGKTLAELDKKDICLANMKPRLRMTTLYFHANRRRALVAGTSNRSELAIGYFTKYGDGGADVLPIGNLLKFQVREVAEYLGVPKPIIQRPPSACLWEGQVDAGELGFTYDELDQYLLTGEASPTSRKKIEFLCGANLHKKKIPPMPEF; translated from the coding sequence TTGCGGACTAAAGAGTTGGTTTCCTCCTTAACCGACTGGCTGGCGCAGCAGCTTAAGGACTCAGGATTGAGCGGTTACGTTGTCGGACTCAGCGGAGGAATCGATTCGGCGGTGGTGGCAGCGCTTTGCAAAAAGGCATGCCCCGGCAACACCCTGGGCATAATTATGCCATGTTTCAGTGAGAAAAGGGACGCGGAAGACGCCGAAACGACCGCGAAACACTTCGGCATAGAATTTAAGACCGTTTCTCTCAACGAGGTCTACCGTTTACTCGCCGAGACTTTGACCGGTAAAACACTTGCTGAGCTTGATAAGAAGGATATATGTCTGGCTAATATGAAACCGCGGCTGAGGATGACCACGCTTTACTTCCATGCAAACCGGCGGCGCGCTCTGGTTGCGGGAACCAGCAACCGGTCCGAACTGGCGATCGGTTATTTTACCAAGTACGGCGACGGGGGAGCGGATGTGCTGCCGATCGGGAACCTGTTGAAATTCCAGGTGCGGGAAGTTGCCGAATATCTCGGGGTACCCAAGCCGATTATACAGCGACCGCCTTCGGCGTGTCTTTGGGAAGGACAGGTTGACGCCGGGGAACTCGGCTTTACATATGACGAATTGGATCAATACCTGCTTACCGGCGAGGCATCTCCGACTTCCCGAAAGAAAATAGAATTTCTTTGTGGAGCAAACCTTCATAAAAAGAAAATACCGCCGATGCCGGAATTCTAA
- a CDS encoding SPFH domain-containing protein: MFSFAITIVILAVLIFASSIRVVQEYERGVIFRLGRCVGARGPGIFLLIPIIERMRKVDLRVVTMEVPTQEVITRDTVTVKVNAVVYFRIINPVDAVIKVIDPVHATSQLAQTTLRSVLGQSELDELLSQREAINQRLQQIIDEGTEPWGVKVGLVEVRDVELPGTMQRAMAAQAEAERERRAKIIHAEGELQASEKLSEAAKVIAREPVTVQLRYLQTLREIAANNSSTIVFPLPLDLVKPLIRIFGIEEEKTEAKK, from the coding sequence ATGTTTAGTTTTGCCATAACCATCGTTATCCTGGCGGTCTTGATATTCGCTTCATCGATCCGGGTGGTCCAGGAGTATGAGCGCGGCGTCATTTTTCGGCTCGGCCGTTGCGTCGGCGCGCGCGGCCCGGGGATTTTCCTGCTGATTCCTATTATTGAAAGGATGCGAAAGGTCGACCTGCGGGTGGTCACCATGGAGGTCCCCACGCAAGAGGTCATTACCCGGGATACCGTTACCGTCAAGGTTAACGCGGTTGTTTACTTCAGGATAATCAATCCGGTGGACGCGGTAATTAAGGTGATCGATCCGGTTCACGCCACGTCCCAGCTAGCCCAGACGACTTTGCGAAGCGTCCTCGGGCAGTCGGAGCTCGACGAACTGCTGTCCCAACGCGAGGCGATCAATCAACGCCTGCAGCAAATCATCGACGAGGGCACAGAGCCCTGGGGCGTAAAGGTAGGCCTTGTCGAGGTCAGGGATGTAGAACTGCCGGGAACGATGCAGCGGGCGATGGCGGCGCAGGCCGAGGCGGAACGGGAACGCCGCGCGAAAATCATTCATGCCGAAGGCGAACTGCAGGCGTCGGAAAAGCTATCGGAAGCGGCCAAGGTTATCGCAAGGGAACCGGTTACGGTCCAACTCCGATACCTTCAGACCCTGCGGGAAATTGCGGCGAACAACTCCAGCACCATCGTCTTCCCACTGCCGCTGGACCTGGTGAAACCGCTGATAAGGATCTTCGGTATAGAAGAGGAAAAAACAGAAGCGAAGAAATAG